A window of the Oncorhynchus masou masou isolate Uvic2021 chromosome 13, UVic_Omas_1.1, whole genome shotgun sequence genome harbors these coding sequences:
- the LOC135553418 gene encoding uncharacterized protein LOC135553418 — protein MRDGESLETSEQSLHRQNPSHVDPITAHPGVALETSCSPEGPAEGECCRSCTPPSAPPPLPSMPTMGVTTLEDLEVCQDGEDFCLATEGLHMVICSCFLPPILPCYREIFPDPVEVYLSPEGSPNHLQQFSPSEKERLPSIVVEPTDVSEVESGELRWPPEDMDFCSEEDEDLFLEQCIPPANIADWGEEEETSVLNHEQSTSLIDLQSDAFRDETPILPPSSSPALN, from the exons AGTCTCCACCGTCAGAACCCCTCCCACGTGGACCCCATCACAGCCCATCCAGGCGTCGCCCTGGAGACCAGCTGCTCTCCTGAGGGGCCGGCAGAGGGAGAGTGCTGTAGGAGCTGCACCCCTCCGTCTGCACCACCTCCTCTGCCCTCTATGCCCACCATGGGAGTGACCACCTTGGAAGACCTGGAGGTGTGCCAGGATGGGGAGGACTTCTGCCTGGCCACAGAAGG TTTACACATGGTGATTTGTTCCTGTTTCCTGCCCCCAATCCTCCCATGCTACCGTGAA atCTTCCCAGACCCAGTGGAGGTGTATCTGAGTCCAGAGGGCTCTCCCAATCACCTGCAGCAGTTTAGTCCCTCTGAGAAGGAGCGGCTTCCCTCCATCGTGGTGGAACCCACGGACGTGAGCGAAGTGGAGAGTGGCGAGTTACGGTGGCCCCCGGAGGACATGGACTTCTGTTCTGAGGAGGATGAAGATCTGTTCCTGGAGCAGTGTATCCCCCCGGCCAATATTGcagactggggagaggaggaagagacgtcTGTTCTCAACCACGAGCAAAGCACATCCCTCATTG ACCTCCAGTCAGATGCGTTCAGGGATGAAACACCCATTCTACCACCAAGCAGTTCACCTGCTCTGAACTGA
- the LOC135553016 gene encoding LOW QUALITY PROTEIN: C5a anaphylatoxin chemotactic receptor 1-like (The sequence of the model RefSeq protein was modified relative to this genomic sequence to represent the inferred CDS: deleted 2 bases in 1 codon), which yields MDDMCSIFTEEELSLYNITDCEFVKPGGLGPVLGPRHLSALVFYGLVFLLGVPGNALVVWVTGFRMPRSVTSLWFLNLALADLLCCLSLPLLMVPLTMDQHWPFGPVACKLLKGLLYLIMFCSVLLLVLISLDRFLLVSRPVWCQNWRRPRKAGWVCVGVWLLALLGSIPQFVYVKEVQLSTSKSECLGLYTVASAWANTTVRFLVGFVLPFITIVTCHWVVYSRAGGVRVGPGRGSEARTRRTLRVIVAVSLSFFLCWLPLHILDFLVLSTPRHSSHSANVQLVHTLALCLAYCNSCLNPLLYVCLGRGFKQSINRSLRNMFNFATEESVTRQSMFKSTSERTQEMNM from the exons ATGGATGATATGTGCTCGATTTTCACTGAAGAGGAGTTGAGTCTCTACAACATCACTGATTGTGAATTCGTCAAGCCTGGGGGCCTTGGTCCTGTGCTCGGGCCCCGTCACCTGTCCGCCCTGGTGTTCTATGGCTTGGTCTTCCTGCTGGGGGTCCCGGGCAACGCTCTGGTGGTGTGGGTGACGGGCTTCCGCATGCCGCGCTCCGTCACCTCTCTGTGGTTCCTCAACCTGGCCCTGGCTGACCTGCTGTGCTGCCTGTCCCTGCCCCTCCTCATGGTGCCCCTGACCATGGACCAGCACTGGCCCTTTGGCCCCGTGGCCTGCAAGCTGCTCAAGGGTCTCCTCTACCTGATTATGTTCTGTAGCGTGCTGCTGCTGGTACTCATCAGCCTGGACCGCTTTCTGCTGGTCAGCCGGCCCGTGTGGTGCCAGAACTGGAGGAGGCCTCGCAAGGCTGGCTGGGTATGTGTTGGGGTGTGGCTCCTGGCCCTGCTGGGCAGCATCCCCCAGTTTGTCTATGTGAAGGAGGTCCAGTTAAGCACCAGTAAGTCAGAGTGCCTGGGATTGTACACTGTAGCCAGCGCCTGGGCTAACACTACAGTACGCTTCCTGGTGGGTTTCGTGCTGCCATTCATCACCATTGTGACTTGTCATTGGGTTGTGTACAGCAGGGCC GGGGGGGTCAGGGTGGGGCctgggagggggagtgaggcgCGTACAAGACGCACCTTGAGGGTCATTGTTGCCGTGTCGCTGAGCTTCTTCCTGTGCTGGCTTCCACTGCACATACTGGACTTCCTGGTTCTATCAACCCCCCGGCACTCATCGCACAGCGCCAACGTACAGCTGGTCCACACTCTGGCCCTCTGTCTGGCCTACTGTAACAGCTGCCTCAACCCTCTGCTCTATGTGTGTCTGGGACGAGGCTTTAAGCAGAGTATCAATCGCTCCCTGCGCAATATGTTCAACTTTGCCACAGAGGAGTCGGTAACCAGACAGAGCATGTTCAAGAGCACATCAGAAAGAACCCAGGAGATGAATATGTGa